A single window of Bradyrhizobium daqingense DNA harbors:
- a CDS encoding maltotransferase domain-containing protein: MNKTIQTVESAAAGSAFLIEDVYPLIDGGRFAVKRIAGDRVEVWADIYRDGDAVIGAALLWRREQDREWQREPMAHHGNDRWSGTFTPMEPGQYFYAIEAWTDEFATWSHGVTRKQRSGADVSLDAIEGAGLLTKAHGAPQDAAAIIIRQCEDYLQSGDVGPLLATELGQAMAESQQRPDLTRSPLFPLIVDRDKARFGAWYQMMPRSQSRVPGRHGTLRDCIARVPDIAAMGFDMLYFTPIHPIGKTRRKGRNNAPVANEGDPGSPYAIGTADGGHDALHPELGTIEDFRALVATCLEYGLELALDFAVQCSPDHPWLTQHPEWFKWRPDRSVRTADGPYSDIVIPDFNSVDRAGLWNAFRDAMLFWIDHGVTIFAIDNHDTAPLPFWEWLIRDIRRRHPEVILFSKTFARPKLMKGLAKLGFAQSFSYFPWRTDRWELEQYLGELTRYPEREFYRPNLFVNSADLLPYHLQGGEMWAFKSRLALAATLSGNYGIYSGFELLEHEAIPGWEEYLDSEKYQIKQRDWDKPGNIKPYITALNRIRDENAALQQTVSLRFLGVEDGETIAFVKDAADPANTVIVVIALSRHVREFWLPLGDVTVDAGGRRHHVTGLENLLTGEQSRIEWGGIRLRIDPARDPALLFRAVA; encoded by the coding sequence GTGAACAAGACAATTCAAACTGTCGAAAGTGCCGCAGCCGGCAGCGCTTTCCTCATCGAGGACGTCTATCCCTTGATCGATGGCGGCCGCTTTGCCGTGAAGCGGATCGCGGGCGACCGGGTCGAGGTCTGGGCCGACATCTACCGCGACGGCGACGCCGTGATCGGCGCAGCGCTGCTGTGGCGCCGGGAGCAGGACCGCGAATGGCAGCGAGAGCCGATGGCCCATCATGGCAATGACCGCTGGTCGGGGACATTCACGCCCATGGAGCCGGGCCAATATTTCTATGCGATCGAAGCCTGGACCGATGAATTCGCCACATGGTCTCACGGCGTCACGCGCAAGCAGCGCTCCGGCGCCGACGTCAGCCTCGATGCGATCGAAGGCGCTGGCCTCCTGACCAAGGCACATGGCGCGCCGCAGGACGCAGCAGCGATCATCATCAGGCAGTGCGAGGATTATCTCCAGAGCGGCGACGTCGGCCCCCTGCTCGCGACCGAACTCGGGCAAGCCATGGCCGAGAGCCAACAGCGCCCCGACCTCACCCGCTCGCCCTTATTCCCGCTGATCGTCGATCGCGACAAGGCGCGCTTCGGCGCTTGGTATCAGATGATGCCGCGCAGCCAGAGTCGGGTCCCCGGCCGGCACGGCACGCTGAGAGACTGCATCGCCCGCGTGCCCGATATCGCCGCGATGGGCTTCGACATGCTCTATTTCACGCCGATCCATCCGATCGGCAAAACCCGCCGCAAGGGCCGCAACAATGCGCCGGTGGCGAATGAAGGCGATCCCGGCTCGCCCTATGCGATCGGCACGGCGGACGGCGGACACGACGCGCTGCATCCCGAGCTCGGCACGATCGAGGACTTCCGCGCACTGGTCGCAACCTGTCTCGAGTATGGCCTCGAGCTGGCGCTCGACTTCGCCGTGCAATGCTCGCCGGACCATCCCTGGCTGACGCAGCACCCGGAATGGTTCAAATGGCGGCCGGATCGCTCGGTGCGGACGGCGGACGGCCCCTATTCCGACATCGTCATTCCCGATTTCAACTCCGTCGACCGGGCCGGGCTGTGGAACGCGTTTCGCGACGCCATGCTGTTCTGGATCGACCATGGCGTGACCATCTTCGCCATCGACAATCACGACACCGCGCCGCTTCCGTTCTGGGAGTGGCTGATCCGCGACATCCGCCGCCGACACCCGGAGGTGATCCTGTTCTCCAAGACTTTTGCGCGACCAAAACTGATGAAGGGACTCGCCAAGCTCGGCTTTGCGCAGTCCTTCAGCTATTTTCCCTGGCGCACGGACAGGTGGGAGCTGGAGCAGTATCTCGGCGAGCTGACGCGCTATCCCGAACGCGAGTTCTATCGGCCGAACCTGTTCGTCAACTCCGCCGATTTGCTGCCCTATCATCTCCAGGGCGGCGAAATGTGGGCGTTCAAATCACGCCTCGCGCTGGCGGCGACGCTGTCAGGGAATTACGGCATCTACAGCGGATTCGAGCTCCTGGAGCACGAGGCGATCCCGGGCTGGGAAGAATATCTGGATTCCGAGAAATACCAGATCAAGCAGCGCGACTGGGACAAGCCCGGCAACATCAAGCCCTACATCACCGCCCTCAATCGCATTCGCGACGAGAATGCAGCGCTCCAGCAGACGGTCAGTTTACGCTTCCTCGGCGTCGAGGACGGCGAGACCATCGCCTTCGTCAAGGACGCCGCCGATCCCGCCAACACCGTCATCGTCGTGATCGCGCTGTCGCGCCATGTGCGCGAGTTTTGGCTGCCGCTTGGCGACGTCACCGTTGACGCCGGCGGCCGGCGACACCATGTGACCGGCCTCGAAAACCTTCTCACCGGCGAACAGTCCCGCATCGAATGGGGCGGGATCAGGTTGCGTATCGATCCCGCGCGCGATCCGGCGCTGCTGTTCCGCGCCGTGGCGTAA
- the glgB gene encoding 1,4-alpha-glucan branching protein GlgB, with the protein MPKLPAEAYAIIEGRHSDPFHYLGLHPEGGKSVVRAFLPEATNVEAVGEHGEVAPLDRVHDSGLFIGALPNGSKHYQLRAKFGGNVVEFEDAYRFPPILTDFDLYLLGEGTDQRLYDKLGAHPMRLEGVDGIAFVVLAPNARRVSVVGDFNFWDGRRHPMRVRGNGYWELFIPHAKVGDHYKFEIIGPHGHLLPLKSDPMAFASEVRPKTASIVLDETRLPRPRPAPDGINALSAPMSIYEVHLGSWRRKNDNEWLTYRELAEQLPAYARDMGFTHLEFLPVSEHPFDGSWGYQPTGLYAPTSRFGSPEDFAALVDACHREGIGVLLDWVPGHFPDDPHGLGHFDGTALYEHANPLQGRHLDWGTLIYNYGRTEVTNFLVSNALFWLERYAIDGLRVDAVASMLYLDYSRPPGAWVPNQYGGRENIEAINFLRRFNTELFARFPQATTAAEESTAWPQVSRPVEFGGLGFGYKWNMGWMHDTLNYISKDPIHRKHHHGDILFGLHYAFSENFILPLSHDEVVHGKRSILGRMPGDEWQRFANLRAYYSFMFGHPGKKLLFMGGEIAQSREWNHDQSLDWHLLEYKYHSGTQALIRDLNRLYRAVPALHQMDCDQAGFEWLITDDANRNVFAWLRKGFDEHARCLVIVNFSPNVYQNYRVRVPIGVKWKEVLNSDSAHYGGSNVGNIGEVHAVDGELRLTIPPLAAIFLIPES; encoded by the coding sequence ATGCCTAAATTGCCCGCCGAAGCCTACGCGATCATCGAGGGCCGCCACTCCGACCCCTTCCACTATCTCGGTCTGCATCCCGAAGGCGGCAAAAGCGTCGTGCGCGCTTTTCTCCCAGAAGCCACCAATGTCGAGGCGGTCGGCGAGCACGGCGAGGTCGCCCCGCTCGACCGGGTGCACGATTCCGGCCTGTTCATCGGGGCTCTGCCCAATGGCTCGAAGCATTATCAGCTGCGCGCCAAATTCGGCGGCAACGTCGTCGAGTTCGAGGACGCCTACCGCTTTCCACCGATCCTGACCGACTTCGATCTCTATTTGCTCGGCGAAGGCACCGATCAGCGCCTCTACGACAAGCTCGGGGCGCATCCGATGCGGCTCGAAGGCGTCGACGGCATCGCCTTCGTGGTGCTGGCGCCGAATGCGCGGCGCGTCTCCGTGGTCGGCGATTTCAATTTCTGGGACGGGCGACGCCATCCCATGCGGGTGCGCGGCAACGGCTATTGGGAGCTGTTCATCCCGCACGCAAAGGTCGGCGATCACTACAAGTTCGAGATCATCGGCCCGCACGGCCATCTGCTGCCGCTGAAATCTGATCCGATGGCCTTTGCGAGCGAGGTGCGGCCGAAGACCGCGTCGATCGTGCTCGACGAGACGCGTCTGCCGCGGCCGCGGCCGGCGCCGGACGGCATCAACGCGCTGTCCGCGCCGATGTCGATCTACGAGGTCCATCTCGGTTCGTGGCGGCGGAAGAACGACAACGAATGGCTGACCTATCGCGAGCTGGCCGAGCAGCTGCCGGCCTACGCCCGCGACATGGGCTTCACCCATCTCGAATTCCTGCCCGTGAGCGAGCATCCCTTCGACGGCTCCTGGGGCTATCAGCCGACCGGCCTCTATGCGCCGACCAGCCGCTTCGGAAGCCCCGAGGATTTTGCGGCGCTGGTCGATGCCTGCCATCGCGAGGGCATCGGCGTGCTGCTCGACTGGGTGCCCGGCCATTTCCCGGACGATCCGCATGGCCTTGGCCATTTCGACGGCACCGCGCTCTACGAGCACGCCAACCCGCTCCAGGGCCGCCACCTCGACTGGGGTACGCTGATCTACAATTACGGCCGCACCGAAGTGACGAACTTCCTGGTGTCGAACGCGCTGTTCTGGCTCGAGCGCTACGCGATCGACGGGCTGCGCGTCGATGCGGTCGCGTCGATGCTCTACCTCGACTACAGCCGCCCGCCAGGCGCCTGGGTTCCGAACCAGTATGGCGGCCGCGAGAACATCGAGGCCATCAACTTCCTGCGTCGCTTCAACACCGAGCTGTTTGCCCGCTTCCCGCAAGCGACCACGGCCGCGGAGGAGTCCACCGCCTGGCCGCAGGTCTCGCGCCCGGTCGAGTTCGGCGGGCTCGGCTTCGGCTACAAGTGGAACATGGGCTGGATGCACGACACGCTGAATTACATCAGCAAGGATCCGATTCACCGCAAGCATCACCACGGCGACATCCTGTTCGGCCTGCACTACGCCTTCTCGGAGAACTTCATCCTGCCGCTGTCGCATGACGAGGTCGTGCACGGCAAACGCTCGATCCTCGGCCGCATGCCCGGCGACGAGTGGCAACGCTTTGCCAATCTGCGCGCCTATTACAGCTTCATGTTCGGACACCCAGGCAAGAAGCTGTTGTTCATGGGCGGCGAGATCGCGCAGAGCCGCGAATGGAACCACGACCAGTCGCTGGATTGGCACCTGCTCGAATACAAGTACCATTCCGGCACCCAGGCGCTGATCCGCGATCTCAACCGACTCTATCGTGCGGTGCCGGCGCTGCACCAGATGGATTGCGACCAAGCCGGCTTCGAATGGCTGATCACCGACGATGCCAATCGCAACGTGTTCGCGTGGCTGCGCAAGGGCTTCGACGAGCACGCGCGGTGCCTGGTGATCGTCAACTTCTCGCCGAACGTCTACCAGAACTATCGCGTTCGCGTGCCGATCGGCGTCAAGTGGAAGGAAGTGCTCAACTCCGATTCCGCCCATTACGGCGGCAGCAACGTTGGGAACATCGGGGAAGTTCACGCGGTTGACGGTGAGCTGCGCCTCACCATTCCACCGCTTGCCGCGATCTTCCTCATTCCGGAAAGTTGA
- the treS gene encoding maltose alpha-D-glucosyltransferase, with product MNVLSSVDTKKAEAAEIVDELWYKDAIIYQLHVKAFADSNNDGIGDFAGLTEKLPYLQELGVTALWLLPFYPSPGRDDGYDIGDYGAVNPDFGTMKDFKRFIQEAQKRGLRVITELVVNHTSDQHKWFKRARRSHPGSSARNWYVWSDTDQKYQGTRIIFTDTEKSNWTWDPEAGAFYWHRFFSHQPDLNFDNPRVVSAIIQVMKRWLDAGVDGFRLDAIPYLCEREGTSNENLPETHAIIKRLRQELDAYSKGKLLLAEANQWPEDVQEYFGRGDECHMAYHFPLMPRIYMAIAQEDRFPITDILRQTPDIPASCQWALFLRNHDELTLEMVTDVERDYLWTTYANDPRARINVGIRRRLAPLMDNDRRKIELMNSLLLSFPGTPIIYYGDEIGMGDNIYLGDRNGVRTPMQWSPDRNGGFSRCDPARLYAPLIMDPVYGYESVNVEAQSRSLSSLLSATKRLIAVRKSTLAFGRGTMTFIRPANRAVLAYVRQYRDEVILCVANLSRAAQATELDLSPWKDRIPQEMLGRTRFPPIGELPYMITLGPYGFYWFQLQERDKSEPVIPRAVPEFETLVVPVNSNWVSLARERGVFERDVLPGFLSRTRWYPEHNPKHIKTALTSAVPFCDIGDNRPWIAFFETRQGDRATRYVMPLQIEWVRFDRERFNPKALAAVRQGAREGTLLDVATEQIFIGLFLRNLSQNLAVEENNLRLEFKATSRFADYLVKEPQRIRAIEQSNSTALVDNQYVAKIYRRLESGISPEIEIGHYLTEVARFANTPALLGSVELVEGEQRSALGVLHAYVENQGDGWTVTTGYLDRYIDEQRVLPAGETLRETQEQAPYLHFIAQIGRRLGELHVALTAAKPDDLAPEPIGSTYVKHLVSDLKARAERIFERLADSRDGLRETDRPLIDQLMEARAALSGHLNALLPSGIGGLNIRHHGDFRLGQTLIVKDDIFIIDFDGNPHVPLADKRRKAPAARDVAGLIHSIDASVNAALRRALTGASDEQGRLVAALDEWRERATSTFLSAYREAMTDRQLWPDDSQSAEGLLRFFLIDQAFNDVEYELSYRPEGLHAPLTGLLRILSSAGSEAHA from the coding sequence ATGAATGTTCTGTCTTCCGTCGACACCAAGAAAGCCGAGGCTGCCGAGATCGTGGACGAGCTCTGGTACAAGGACGCCATCATCTACCAGCTCCACGTCAAGGCTTTTGCCGACAGCAACAATGACGGCATCGGCGACTTTGCCGGCCTGACCGAGAAGCTGCCCTATCTCCAGGAGCTCGGCGTCACGGCGCTGTGGCTGTTGCCGTTCTATCCCTCGCCGGGCCGCGACGACGGCTACGACATCGGCGACTATGGCGCGGTCAATCCCGATTTCGGGACGATGAAGGATTTCAAGCGCTTCATCCAGGAGGCACAGAAGCGCGGCCTGCGCGTCATCACCGAGCTGGTGGTCAATCACACCTCGGACCAGCACAAATGGTTCAAGCGCGCGCGTCGCAGTCATCCGGGCTCGAGCGCCCGCAACTGGTACGTCTGGAGCGATACCGACCAGAAATACCAAGGCACGCGCATCATCTTCACCGACACGGAGAAGTCGAACTGGACGTGGGATCCCGAGGCCGGCGCCTTCTACTGGCACCGCTTCTTCTCGCACCAGCCGGATCTGAACTTCGACAATCCGCGCGTGGTGAGCGCCATCATCCAGGTGATGAAGCGCTGGCTGGATGCCGGCGTCGACGGCTTCCGTCTCGACGCCATTCCCTATCTGTGCGAGCGCGAGGGCACCTCGAACGAGAACCTGCCCGAGACGCACGCGATCATCAAGCGGCTGCGCCAGGAGCTCGACGCCTATTCCAAGGGAAAGCTGCTGCTGGCCGAGGCCAATCAATGGCCGGAGGACGTGCAGGAATATTTCGGCCGTGGCGACGAGTGCCACATGGCCTATCATTTCCCGCTGATGCCGCGCATCTACATGGCGATCGCGCAGGAGGATCGCTTCCCGATCACCGACATCCTGCGCCAGACCCCGGACATTCCGGCGAGCTGCCAATGGGCGCTGTTCCTGCGCAACCATGACGAGCTCACGCTGGAAATGGTCACCGACGTCGAGCGCGACTATCTCTGGACCACCTACGCCAACGACCCCCGCGCGCGCATCAATGTCGGCATCCGCCGACGCCTCGCGCCGCTGATGGACAACGACCGGCGCAAGATCGAGCTGATGAACTCGCTGCTGCTGTCATTTCCCGGCACGCCGATCATCTATTACGGCGACGAGATCGGGATGGGCGACAACATCTATCTCGGCGACCGCAACGGCGTGCGCACGCCGATGCAGTGGAGTCCGGACCGCAACGGCGGCTTCTCGCGCTGCGACCCGGCCCGGCTCTACGCGCCGCTGATCATGGACCCGGTCTACGGCTACGAGTCGGTGAACGTGGAGGCGCAGTCGCGCAGCCTGTCCTCGCTGCTCAGCGCCACCAAGCGGCTGATCGCGGTGCGCAAATCGACGCTCGCCTTTGGCCGCGGCACCATGACCTTCATCCGCCCGGCCAACCGCGCCGTGCTGGCCTATGTCCGGCAATATCGGGACGAGGTGATCCTCTGCGTCGCCAATCTGTCGCGCGCCGCGCAGGCAACCGAGCTCGATCTGTCGCCGTGGAAGGACCGCATCCCGCAGGAAATGCTCGGCCGCACCCGCTTCCCGCCGATCGGCGAGCTGCCCTACATGATCACGCTGGGGCCCTACGGCTTCTACTGGTTCCAGCTGCAGGAGCGCGACAAGTCCGAGCCGGTGATTCCGCGCGCCGTGCCGGAGTTCGAAACGCTGGTGGTGCCGGTGAATTCGAACTGGGTCTCGCTCGCCCGCGAGCGCGGCGTGTTCGAGCGCGACGTGCTGCCGGGATTCCTGTCGCGGACACGGTGGTATCCCGAGCACAATCCCAAGCACATCAAGACCGCGCTGACCTCGGCGGTGCCGTTCTGCGACATCGGCGACAATCGGCCCTGGATCGCATTCTTCGAGACCAGGCAGGGTGACCGGGCGACACGTTACGTGATGCCGCTGCAGATCGAGTGGGTACGCTTCGATCGCGAACGCTTCAATCCGAAGGCGCTCGCCGCCGTGCGTCAGGGTGCGCGCGAAGGCACGCTGCTCGATGTCGCGACCGAGCAGATCTTCATCGGCCTGTTCCTGCGCAACTTGTCGCAGAACCTGGCGGTGGAAGAGAACAATCTGCGGCTGGAATTCAAGGCGACGAGCCGCTTCGCCGACTACCTCGTCAAGGAACCCCAACGCATCCGGGCGATCGAGCAGTCGAACAGCACCGCGCTGGTCGACAATCAGTACGTTGCCAAGATCTATCGTCGGCTCGAAAGCGGCATCAGTCCCGAGATCGAGATCGGCCACTATCTCACGGAAGTTGCCCGCTTTGCCAATACGCCGGCGCTGCTGGGCAGCGTCGAGCTGGTCGAGGGCGAGCAACGCAGCGCGCTCGGCGTGCTGCATGCCTATGTCGAGAACCAGGGCGACGGCTGGACGGTGACGACGGGCTATCTCGACCGCTATATCGACGAGCAGCGCGTCCTGCCGGCGGGCGAAACGCTGCGCGAGACCCAGGAGCAGGCACCATACCTGCACTTCATAGCGCAGATCGGCCGGCGGCTCGGCGAGCTGCATGTCGCGCTGACCGCGGCAAAGCCGGACGATCTCGCGCCGGAGCCGATCGGATCGACCTACGTCAAGCACCTCGTGTCCGACCTCAAGGCGCGCGCCGAGCGGATCTTCGAGCGACTGGCCGACAGCCGCGACGGCCTGCGGGAGACGGACCGGCCCCTGATCGACCAGCTCATGGAAGCCCGCGCCGCCTTGTCCGGCCACCTGAATGCGCTATTGCCTTCCGGTATCGGTGGGTTGAACATCCGTCATCATGGCGACTTCCGGCTCGGGCAAACTCTGATCGTGAAGGATGATATCTTCATCATCGACTTCGACGGCAATCCGCATGTGCCGCTGGCCGACAAACGGCGCAAGGCGCCGGCCGCGCGCGACGTCGCCGGCCTGATTCACTCGATCGATGCTTCGGTCAATGCGGCGCTCCGTCGTGCACTCACCGGCGCATCCGACGAGCAGGGCCGGCTCGTTGCCGCGCTCGACGAATGGCGCGAGCGCGCGACCTCGACCTTCCTGTCCGCCTATCGCGAAGCCATGACCGACCGACAGCTGTGGCCGGACGATTCGCAATCCGCGGAAGGCCTGTTGAGGTTCTTCCTGATTGATCAAGCGTTCAACGACGTAGAGTACGAGCTGTCCTACCGGCCTGAGGGGCTGCACGCGCCGCTGACCGGACTGCTTCGCATTCTGTCCAGTGCCGGGAGCGAAGCCCATGCCTAA